In Flavobacterium gelatinilyticum, a genomic segment contains:
- a CDS encoding TolC family protein: protein MKNYITKIVTFAILITTIISCKVSKDIETPKDAFPENFRNASISSDTTSIADIEWKNFFTEKDIVQLIDSAVARNNDLLIAQKNIEIAQYRFTKSKWGNVPQVNLFVNASTSNPSDNSFTGMNLNQALGAKHIDDYSAGASLSWEADIWGKIRNQKKGAYAGYLQSAEVKKALQTNIVANVSRGYYNLLMLDAQLKIAQQNLKLNDSTTNIIKLKYDAGQVTTLAIQQSEAQKLNSEQLIPLLEQNIAIQENALSVLTGSFPNSKQRTIVLNSIEIKSNPAIGIPSSLVSRRPDVKSAELALKAANANVGITKADLYPALRITAQGGLNSFETSSWFNIPASLFGTVAGGLTQPILNNKRVRTQYNIAVAEREKAVLAFRQQVLVAVSEVSDALVKVEKLQQQETFLKEKVKTLQLAIKNSNLLFKNGLAEYLEVLTAQANLLQSELELADLKRQQLTANTDLYRALGGGWK, encoded by the coding sequence GAGTGATACAACCAGTATTGCCGATATTGAGTGGAAAAATTTCTTTACAGAAAAAGATATTGTTCAGTTAATTGACAGCGCGGTTGCCAGAAATAACGATCTGCTTATTGCACAAAAAAACATCGAAATTGCGCAATACAGATTTACAAAATCAAAATGGGGAAATGTTCCTCAGGTTAATTTATTTGTAAATGCCAGTACAAGCAATCCTTCTGACAATAGTTTTACAGGAATGAACTTGAATCAGGCTTTAGGCGCTAAACATATTGATGATTATTCTGCCGGAGCTTCACTTTCTTGGGAGGCTGATATTTGGGGAAAGATCAGAAACCAAAAGAAAGGAGCTTACGCAGGATATCTTCAATCTGCAGAAGTTAAAAAAGCATTGCAGACCAATATCGTGGCCAATGTTTCAAGAGGTTATTACAATCTTTTAATGCTGGACGCTCAGTTGAAAATCGCACAGCAAAACCTAAAACTAAACGACAGCACAACGAATATTATTAAGTTAAAATACGATGCAGGTCAGGTAACTACTTTAGCGATTCAGCAGTCTGAAGCACAAAAATTAAACTCAGAGCAATTGATTCCGTTATTGGAACAAAACATTGCTATTCAGGAAAATGCTTTAAGTGTTTTGACAGGTTCTTTCCCGAATTCAAAACAAAGAACCATTGTTTTAAATTCAATTGAAATTAAAAGCAATCCAGCCATTGGAATTCCGTCTTCATTAGTAAGCAGAAGACCAGACGTAAAAAGCGCTGAATTGGCACTTAAAGCAGCAAACGCCAATGTCGGTATCACAAAAGCGGATTTATACCCAGCTCTTAGAATTACGGCTCAAGGCGGTTTAAACTCTTTCGAAACGAGCAGCTGGTTCAACATTCCGGCTTCTCTTTTCGGAACCGTGGCAGGCGGTTTAACACAACCAATCCTGAACAACAAAAGAGTGAGAACACAATATAATATCGCTGTAGCGGAAAGAGAAAAAGCGGTTTTAGCTTTTAGACAACAGGTTTTAGTTGCCGTTAGTGAAGTTTCTGATGCTTTGGTGAAAGTGGAGAAATTACAGCAACAAGAAACTTTCTTAAAAGAAAAAGTAAAAACATTACAACTGGCGATTAAAAATTCAAACTTGTTATTCAAAAACGGATTAGCAGAATATCTTGAAGTTTTAACTGCGCAGGCAAATCTTTTACAAAGCGAATTAGAATTAGCAGATCTTAAAAGACAACAACTTACAGCCAATACAGATTTGTACCGCGCTCTGGGCGGAGGCTGGAAATAA
- a CDS encoding Crp/Fnr family transcriptional regulator produces MTFNKETYLNNLKQTIESYYPLSEQSWRQIESTTHFQTLKKGETLLRNGEIAKNLHFIAKGALRAFITDEQGNFYNKNLFLENYFAGSKVSLMLQTPSNFTIEALEDSIVININYKNYMELIYQNDDLKNFYIAHLEKNWIVEKEQREVALVMQNATERYVKLLEKHPDIAERIPLLHIASHLGITPTQLSRIRKSLEKDL; encoded by the coding sequence ATGACTTTCAATAAAGAAACATATCTCAACAACTTAAAACAAACCATTGAAAGTTATTATCCACTTTCTGAGCAATCATGGAGACAGATTGAAAGCACCACACATTTCCAAACACTTAAAAAAGGAGAAACACTATTACGAAACGGAGAAATTGCTAAAAACCTTCATTTTATTGCAAAAGGAGCTTTGAGAGCTTTTATAACAGACGAACAAGGAAATTTCTACAATAAAAATCTCTTTCTTGAAAATTACTTTGCAGGCTCTAAAGTTTCATTGATGCTGCAAACCCCTTCTAATTTTACGATCGAAGCTCTTGAGGATTCCATTGTCATCAACATTAATTACAAAAATTATATGGAGTTGATTTACCAAAATGACGACCTCAAAAACTTCTACATCGCTCATTTAGAAAAAAACTGGATTGTAGAAAAAGAACAAAGAGAAGTCGCTCTTGTAATGCAGAATGCTACTGAACGTTATGTTAAACTTCTTGAAAAACATCCGGATATTGCAGAACGTATTCCTTTACTGCACATTGCATCGCATTTGGGAATTACGCCAACACAGTTAAGCCGAATCCGAAAAAGTCTGGAAAAAGATTTGTAA
- a CDS encoding DoxX family protein, whose product MKKAKIIFWITTIIIFLFEGVMPALTSQTELAKEGIRHLGYPEYFGNALVVFKILGVLALIIPQVPARIKEWAYAGFGFDFIFASISHFAVDGVTFDGFFPIIILGILALSYIYYHKIERYKNIAL is encoded by the coding sequence ATGAAAAAAGCAAAGATCATTTTTTGGATTACTACAATTATCATTTTTCTATTTGAAGGCGTGATGCCGGCATTAACTTCACAAACTGAACTGGCTAAAGAAGGAATCAGGCATTTGGGTTATCCGGAATATTTTGGGAATGCTTTGGTTGTATTTAAAATCCTTGGTGTTCTGGCATTGATTATTCCGCAGGTACCCGCCAGAATTAAAGAATGGGCTTATGCAGGATTTGGATTTGATTTTATCTTTGCTTCCATCAGTCATTTTGCAGTTGACGGTGTAACTTTTGACGGCTTCTTTCCTATAATTATTTTAGGGATCCTGGCACTTTCTTATATCTATTACCACAAAATTGAGCGATACAAAAATATCGCCCTCTAA
- a CDS encoding DUF1328 domain-containing protein, producing the protein MLRWTVTFIILAIVAGIFGFGGIAAGAASIAKILFFIFLVLFVISLISGRSRV; encoded by the coding sequence ATGTTACGCTGGACAGTCACATTCATTATTCTGGCTATAGTAGCCGGAATATTTGGTTTTGGAGGAATTGCCGCCGGAGCCGCTAGTATCGCAAAAATCTTATTCTTTATATTTTTAGTTTTGTTTGTTATTTCATTAATAAGCGGAAGATCGAGAGTTTAG
- a CDS encoding VOC family protein: MNIPAEHQTIMPYLILQGASKFIDFTKKVFGASETNTKAMRDDGSIMHAEITLNGSTIMVTDEITDWAKQTANLFVYVPNADETYKKAIENGASSLMGLSDQDYGRTCGVTDPFGNVWWITSVR; encoded by the coding sequence ATGAACATACCTGCGGAACATCAGACTATAATGCCTTATTTGATTTTGCAAGGCGCATCGAAATTCATCGACTTTACCAAAAAAGTCTTTGGAGCATCAGAAACCAATACCAAAGCCATGCGTGATGACGGAAGCATTATGCATGCCGAAATTACCCTGAACGGCAGCACAATAATGGTAACAGATGAAATAACCGACTGGGCAAAACAAACCGCAAACCTATTTGTGTATGTTCCCAATGCCGATGAAACCTACAAAAAAGCAATAGAAAACGGAGCAAGTTCGCTTATGGGATTGAGTGATCAGGATTACGGCAGAACCTGCGGTGTTACCGATCCTTTTGGAAATGTCTGGTGGATTACTTCGGTAAGATAA
- a CDS encoding pesticidal protein Cry7Aa: MELATTQTLLAIKHGVILEKSDRNFEELGVLNPAVYQDGNSVHMFYRAAKKGNFSTIGYCRFEGPLTLAERHTEPIFVPEYIYEIHGVEDPRITKIDDLYYMTYVTYDGINACGALAVSKDLIKFKKKGIITPKFILHDFTNLIRNHLQNPRIARILAFNTARNYPLTETMKEHLFVWDKNVVLFPKKINGKFMALHRLFPSIQIYSFEKKRDLTADFWKDYLKNLPDHIVMEPKYDHETSHIGPGAPPIETPDGWLLIYHAAERREKGLVYHACAALLDLNDPSKVIARLKKPLITPSEHYERHGYVNYVVFPTGTAIFDDQLYIYYGAADDKIAAASLNLNDLLTELKQNPHEDDIK, translated from the coding sequence ATGGAATTAGCAACTACTCAAACCCTTTTAGCGATTAAACATGGCGTAATTTTAGAAAAATCAGATAGAAATTTCGAAGAATTAGGTGTGCTGAATCCTGCGGTTTATCAAGATGGAAATAGTGTACATATGTTCTATCGGGCTGCTAAGAAAGGAAATTTTTCAACAATTGGATATTGCCGCTTCGAAGGACCGCTGACTTTAGCAGAACGCCATACAGAACCTATTTTTGTACCGGAATATATTTATGAAATACACGGTGTCGAAGATCCCAGAATTACCAAAATCGACGATCTGTATTATATGACCTATGTTACATACGACGGTATAAACGCATGTGGTGCTCTGGCAGTCTCTAAAGACCTGATTAAATTTAAAAAGAAAGGAATTATTACGCCAAAATTTATACTGCACGATTTTACAAATTTGATTCGCAATCATTTACAAAATCCTCGCATTGCCAGAATATTGGCTTTTAATACTGCCAGAAATTATCCTTTAACAGAAACAATGAAAGAACATTTGTTTGTATGGGATAAAAATGTAGTTCTTTTTCCTAAAAAAATCAACGGAAAATTTATGGCTTTACACCGTTTGTTTCCGTCCATCCAGATTTATTCGTTTGAAAAAAAACGAGATCTGACTGCTGATTTCTGGAAAGACTATTTAAAAAATCTGCCTGATCATATTGTTATGGAGCCCAAATATGATCATGAAACCAGCCATATCGGCCCCGGCGCTCCGCCAATAGAAACCCCGGATGGATGGCTGTTAATTTATCATGCGGCAGAACGGCGTGAAAAAGGTTTAGTCTATCATGCCTGCGCTGCCTTACTGGATCTTAATGATCCGTCGAAAGTAATAGCAAGGTTAAAAAAACCGCTTATAACACCATCCGAACATTATGAAAGACACGGGTATGTAAATTATGTTGTGTTTCCTACCGGAACAGCCATTTTTGACGACCAATTATATATTTATTACGGTGCAGCCGATGACAAGATTGCGGCGGCTTCTTTGAACCTTAACGACTTATTAACCGAACTTAAACAGAATCCCCATGAAGACGATATCAAATAA
- a CDS encoding DUF1440 domain-containing protein: MKSKFETVLLSGLTAGTLDIAAAILVYSVILEQTPAVKILQSVASGVFKEKAYTGGPKMAFYGLLFHYIIAFIFAFIYIKVYPYILFLKKHVLLSGILYGIFVWMIMNLIVLPVVFPKLPLKQFDFNLLLSVFILIVCVGFPIAFITNKFYIRQNNIK; this comes from the coding sequence ATGAAATCTAAGTTTGAAACGGTTTTATTATCCGGTTTAACAGCTGGAACTCTGGATATTGCAGCGGCAATTTTAGTGTACTCGGTTATACTCGAGCAAACTCCGGCAGTCAAAATCCTTCAGTCTGTTGCGAGTGGTGTGTTCAAAGAAAAAGCATATACAGGAGGTCCTAAAATGGCTTTTTACGGATTATTATTTCATTATATAATAGCTTTTATTTTTGCTTTCATTTATATAAAAGTTTATCCGTATATCTTATTTCTGAAAAAACATGTCCTGCTTTCGGGGATTTTGTATGGTATTTTTGTCTGGATGATCATGAATTTGATTGTTCTTCCAGTCGTTTTCCCAAAACTGCCGCTCAAACAATTTGATTTCAATTTATTACTGTCGGTTTTTATTTTAATTGTCTGCGTAGGTTTTCCAATAGCATTTATTACCAATAAATTTTACATCAGACAAAACAACATAAAGTAA
- a CDS encoding GNAT family N-acetyltransferase — MKNINLIKDNIDNLTSLWRTVATPLLSYHKNDPFQFSQIKNSGWPNRLWFREDITEKDLPHILDIINQNPGLIIPYWDIFGSDSNEIFEKNEFKIRIQLMAMALKLGEKFPLEKNLTFKRVLNEEDAQTWSDIYPLSFSYVISKETVVHNYENVMFYLVHLEDKPIGTLTLFQTGNVMGIHGVGVIPEMRKKGFAEEVMKFAINEAIDAGAEYAHLQASPLGKGIYTRLGFEDLFLITNYFL, encoded by the coding sequence ATGAAAAATATAAACCTCATCAAAGACAATATTGACAATCTTACTTCACTTTGGCGAACTGTTGCGACTCCTCTCCTTTCCTATCATAAAAACGATCCATTTCAATTCAGTCAAATAAAAAATTCAGGCTGGCCAAATAGATTATGGTTCAGAGAGGATATTACAGAAAAAGACCTGCCACACATTCTTGACATTATAAACCAAAATCCAGGTTTGATCATTCCGTATTGGGATATTTTTGGAAGTGATTCAAATGAAATCTTTGAGAAAAACGAATTCAAAATACGAATTCAACTCATGGCAATGGCTTTAAAACTGGGAGAAAAATTTCCACTTGAAAAGAATCTTACTTTCAAAAGAGTTTTAAATGAGGAAGATGCCCAAACCTGGTCCGATATTTATCCGTTATCTTTCAGCTATGTAATCAGTAAAGAAACAGTAGTTCATAATTATGAAAATGTCATGTTTTATCTGGTTCATTTAGAGGATAAACCAATAGGAACGCTTACTCTTTTTCAAACCGGAAATGTTATGGGAATTCATGGTGTAGGCGTAATTCCGGAAATGCGTAAAAAAGGTTTCGCCGAAGAAGTCATGAAATTTGCCATCAACGAAGCAATTGATGCCGGTGCCGAATATGCTCATTTACAAGCTTCTCCTTTAGGAAAAGGCATTTATACAAGATTGGGTTTTGAAGATTTGTTTTTGATTACGAATTATTTTTTGTGA
- a CDS encoding DinB family protein: MKTEIQKDIVETFQKLNKGISQFSESEFNMIPYQGSWTAGQVVQHIILAASGYPEVFSGETQKSTRKYDEKIKEIEKLFLNFSIKMDSPASIFPEKKEYSKNDLSIKLLQIESELLNAAEQFDLTLIPVKFQIPGFGEFTIYECIRFALIHTQRHTHQLNTIFQYITKL, translated from the coding sequence ATGAAAACTGAAATTCAAAAAGATATTGTTGAAACATTTCAAAAATTAAATAAAGGCATTTCACAATTTTCAGAAAGCGAGTTTAATATGATTCCGTATCAAGGCAGCTGGACTGCCGGACAAGTTGTACAGCATATTATTCTGGCTGCTTCGGGTTATCCGGAAGTGTTCTCGGGTGAAACCCAAAAATCTACCCGAAAATATGATGAAAAGATAAAAGAAATTGAAAAATTATTTTTGAATTTCAGCATCAAAATGGACTCACCAGCATCTATTTTTCCCGAGAAAAAAGAATACAGCAAGAATGATCTAAGCATCAAACTGCTTCAAATTGAATCTGAATTACTAAATGCGGCAGAACAATTTGATTTGACTTTGATTCCAGTAAAGTTTCAAATACCCGGATTTGGAGAATTTACTATTTATGAGTGTATCCGTTTTGCCCTAATTCACACGCAGAGGCATACACATCAATTAAATACTATTTTTCAATACATTACAAAACTCTAA